One part of the Pseudemcibacter aquimaris genome encodes these proteins:
- a CDS encoding DUF2163 domain-containing protein: MKTMSSAFAMHLAGDVSSLATCWKIIRIDGVRYHFTDHDQDISFDGDLYKAQAGYERSAISSDSSMSVDNLDVSGVFDSQDIREEYLRAGLFDGAEVFVFLVNWADLSMGQIALRRGWFGEVTLKESGVFLTELRGMTQALSKTIGGLFTPECRADLGDARCKVDLEPPEILRETAYSVGDLVRVRTSGEQVTFALPVINGDFEADGLQDASTFTPTGWSRLSGQWDTHDASNGALPLYSGSVYLEGGSTASGEVTQTVDLVPTIDDAKIDALAYELDVSIARGNSYDSDMGRVIVELLDASDQHVSTILDTGFEVILPTGSWELRQALAVTIPAAARKVKISLLHQRGAGTQSNAAFDALSIIARDMTEGLSSSADFEDRLYRCVSAGITASSQPVFDIIVGNQTTDGTAIFEAEEAWFRAGEVLSLTDARQVNASLTDPRADSSWFAGGLLVWESGANKGRASEVKSFDPVTGDLSFFIPQPFMPEIGDRFRMAPGCDKRFATCRDKFANVLNFRGEPYLPGQDELMRYPDAK; encoded by the coding sequence ATGAAAACCATGTCATCGGCCTTTGCTATGCATCTGGCAGGGGATGTCTCTAGCTTGGCCACTTGCTGGAAAATCATCCGCATTGACGGGGTTCGCTATCATTTTACGGATCATGATCAGGATATCAGTTTTGATGGTGATCTTTATAAAGCGCAAGCGGGCTATGAACGCTCAGCCATCAGCAGCGACAGCAGTATGAGTGTGGATAACCTTGATGTGTCTGGCGTTTTTGACAGTCAGGATATTCGGGAAGAATATTTGCGAGCAGGTCTCTTTGACGGAGCTGAGGTCTTTGTCTTCTTGGTCAACTGGGCTGATCTGTCCATGGGTCAGATTGCCCTGCGCCGAGGCTGGTTTGGGGAAGTGACCTTAAAAGAAAGCGGGGTCTTTCTCACAGAGCTGCGCGGTATGACGCAGGCGCTCTCCAAAACAATTGGCGGTCTCTTTACCCCTGAATGCCGGGCTGATCTCGGGGACGCGAGATGCAAGGTCGATCTGGAGCCACCAGAAATCTTGCGCGAGACCGCCTATAGTGTTGGCGACCTGGTGCGGGTTAGAACCAGCGGTGAGCAAGTGACCTTTGCTCTGCCTGTTATCAACGGTGACTTTGAAGCGGACGGCCTGCAGGATGCAAGTACCTTCACCCCAACAGGCTGGAGCCGCCTCTCTGGCCAGTGGGATACCCATGATGCCAGCAATGGGGCACTGCCGCTTTATAGTGGGAGTGTCTATCTGGAAGGCGGCAGTACAGCCTCTGGCGAGGTGACCCAGACCGTGGATCTGGTGCCAACCATTGACGACGCCAAGATTGACGCACTTGCCTATGAGCTGGATGTCTCCATTGCCCGGGGTAACAGTTATGACAGTGACATGGGGCGGGTCATCGTTGAATTGTTGGACGCATCCGATCAGCATGTATCAACCATTCTGGATACGGGCTTTGAAGTTATTTTGCCCACAGGCAGTTGGGAGCTCAGACAAGCCCTTGCCGTGACTATTCCTGCAGCAGCGCGGAAGGTTAAAATCTCTCTGTTGCACCAGCGCGGGGCGGGTACCCAGTCCAATGCTGCCTTTGATGCACTGAGCATCATTGCAAGGGATATGACCGAAGGTCTGAGCTCCAGTGCGGATTTTGAAGATCGGCTTTATCGCTGTGTCAGCGCAGGCATCACAGCCTCAAGCCAGCCAGTTTTTGATATTATTGTTGGCAATCAAACCACAGATGGCACTGCCATCTTTGAAGCAGAAGAAGCATGGTTTCGGGCGGGTGAAGTATTGAGCCTCACTGATGCACGTCAGGTAAATGCTTCTCTGACTGATCCGAGAGCCGATAGTAGCTGGTTTGCGGGTGGTCTGCTTGTCTGGGAAAGCGGGGCCAACAAAGGCCGGGCCTCGGAAGTGAAATCTTTTGATCCGGTAACGGGCGATCTGTCCTTTTTTATCCCGCAGCCCTTTATGCCAGAGATCGGTGATCGGTTCCGGATGGCTCCGGGCTGTGACAAGCGTTTTGCCACCTGCCGGGACAAATTTGCAAATGTCTTAAACTTTCGGGGAGAGCCTTATCTGCCCGGGCAAGATGAATTGATGAGATACCCTGATGCCAAATAG
- a CDS encoding DUF1778 domain-containing protein, with protein sequence MMISAAETKADRLNLRLNSDVKTRVEKAASLEGKTVSRYIVDTIARTSAETISKHETMALSRLDADSFLDALSKPVVFNSAIQDALQQHGEKVTAK encoded by the coding sequence ATGATGATTAGTGCAGCAGAGACAAAAGCAGACCGGCTGAATTTACGATTGAATTCAGATGTGAAGACCCGTGTCGAAAAAGCGGCCTCGCTTGAAGGCAAGACTGTGAGCCGTTACATAGTCGACACCATTGCCCGCACCTCTGCGGAAACCATCAGCAAACATGAAACAATGGCGCTGAGTCGACTGGACGCTGACAGCTTCCTAGATGCCCTGTCCAAGCCTGTTGTTTTCAACAGCGCTATACAAGATGCCTTGCAGCAACATGGTGAGAAAGTTACTGCAAAATGA
- a CDS encoding GNAT family N-acetyltransferase produces MSSSPYVIEPLDKHHNRAAFSCGNEALDRYLQKQASQDIKRNVSRVFILSEAGSPEIVVGFYTLSALSINVDTLPEAVKRKLPRHPLPAALLGRLAVSESAHGTGIGKLLLADAIKRTMGIQGDMAIYAMVVAAIDDKAAAYYTKFGFTAFEDNPDRLFLPLKSLS; encoded by the coding sequence ATGAGTTCCTCCCCATATGTTATCGAGCCGCTCGACAAGCACCATAATCGAGCGGCTTTTTCTTGTGGCAATGAGGCTCTGGATCGGTACCTGCAAAAGCAAGCCTCTCAAGATATAAAGCGCAATGTCTCCCGGGTTTTCATACTGAGCGAAGCTGGCTCACCAGAAATCGTGGTTGGTTTTTACACCTTGAGTGCCCTTTCAATTAACGTTGATACATTACCAGAAGCCGTTAAGCGTAAGCTGCCACGCCACCCGCTGCCTGCAGCCCTTTTGGGCCGTCTCGCAGTCTCTGAAAGCGCACACGGCACAGGTATCGGCAAACTTCTCCTTGCTGATGCAATCAAACGCACCATGGGCATTCAAGGAGACATGGCCATATACGCAATGGTCGTTGCTGCCATTGATGATAAAGCAGCTGCCTATTATACAAAGTTCGGTTTTACCGCATTTGAAGACAACCCGGACCGGCTCTTCCTGCCTCTCAAATCACTCAGCTAA
- a CDS encoding DUF2460 domain-containing protein produces the protein MGGFHDVQFPSDISYGASGGPGFSTSVIASVSGFERRNVNWSKARGRWNVAHGLKRREQIAALIAFFRARYGRAYGFRFKDWSDFQATSSLIGTGDGTTKTFNLQKVYSSGAESFTRKITRPVQGTLKIYRDGVEASTGWSLDYATGLVTFTSAPAVDVAVTADFEFDVPARFDTDQMDISIETYDLARWSEIPIVEIRE, from the coding sequence ATGGGCGGATTTCATGATGTTCAGTTCCCCAGCGATATTTCTTATGGGGCGAGCGGTGGGCCGGGGTTTTCAACAAGTGTGATTGCCTCAGTTTCCGGTTTTGAACGCCGCAATGTGAACTGGTCAAAAGCACGAGGCCGCTGGAATGTGGCCCATGGCCTTAAACGGCGAGAACAAATCGCAGCGCTGATTGCTTTTTTCCGGGCACGTTACGGTCGGGCTTACGGTTTTCGGTTTAAGGATTGGAGCGACTTTCAGGCGACAAGCAGTTTGATCGGTACAGGCGACGGTACCACCAAGACCTTTAACCTCCAGAAAGTCTATAGCAGCGGGGCGGAGAGTTTTACCCGTAAGATCACGCGGCCTGTTCAGGGCACGCTCAAGATTTACCGGGACGGTGTAGAGGCATCAACGGGCTGGAGCTTGGATTATGCGACCGGCCTTGTCACCTTCACCTCAGCGCCAGCCGTTGACGTGGCGGTGACCGCAGACTTTGAATTTGATGTGCCAGCACGCTTCGATACGGATCAGATGGATATTTCCATTGAAACCTATGATCTGGCCCGTTGGTCAGAAATCCCCATTGTGGAGATCAGAGAATGA
- a CDS encoding phage tail tape measure C-terminal domain-containing protein yields the protein MAREKKLSIRLQATGGDKLRREFGRLGQEGTAAFNRISGATKPASAGIRAVDASARALNGVFRQAAGLIGAYAGIQGISRTLGFIVSTNREFEKLNASLKTVTGSAEAADRAFKLIEDFASETPFNVEQITEAFIKLKALGLDPSEEALRSYGNTASAMGKNLMQFVEAIADAATGEFERLKEFGIKAKSQGDQVSFTFQGITTTVGKNAEEIEAYLRRIGNVQFAGAMSEQMKTLGGVFSNIQDNFARLAREVGAGGLNDAIRDVALSLKDATDSGSEAARSLGETLGAALRVAADGLGLLITHMDVVVEGLGALLIARTVGGAITAMNVAMLGNAGTVVGFKMLAQVSSLAAARMVIMEGAAKLATLAMAGLRNVMLLLGGPAGIAILAGVALYKLAEGHDAAGKAAKDHANEMEELRAKISETTDDIESLNAASRNEALARWTEKLGIANDNVKAVTQQLRTGGIGDFWDQFSRFGTKLQADLYQVRRAFQTGRINADQYREAIWKLAVKYPEFTENAKEIQEQVLALKAAELAASRARAEIERIRTSVTAPANNNNSAVPNQTGGASQPATVPKPKEDKQTKRIQDYIAELEQEEVALRRLMLARQEGGAALQDALLLEEQEQELRRLGIDLTAKAGSAEAAYADKIRALIASRMSLAKVEDEQEERNRRHIETVEEITEAYAALGSETEQAIQSAIRWRKEALEGLDATKGGYAGFKAQIEEIFSHMMADARERDLQNSIHWADGVKRGLQSVMSEAEDMALMTEDITRKAFQGIEDGIVQMVTTGKISFSSLVDSIMADITRIAVRQAITAPLAGMLGGMFGGGAGLFGMFHEGGMIGGSAPMKLAPVGAFDGAPRFHTGGIAGGGLLPDEVPIIARRGELVIPPERIKREPMSAAPVTVVMNIKTNDAGSFRASQNQIAADAARAIERANRNR from the coding sequence ATGGCTCGAGAGAAAAAACTCTCCATTCGTTTGCAGGCGACTGGAGGCGATAAACTGCGCCGTGAGTTCGGGCGCTTGGGGCAGGAAGGCACCGCTGCCTTTAACCGGATTTCGGGGGCGACCAAACCCGCAAGTGCGGGCATTCGGGCGGTTGATGCGTCAGCGCGTGCCCTCAATGGCGTTTTTCGACAGGCCGCTGGTTTGATCGGGGCCTATGCAGGTATTCAGGGGATCAGCAGAACCCTTGGCTTTATTGTCTCGACCAACCGTGAATTTGAGAAACTGAATGCCAGTTTGAAAACAGTGACCGGATCAGCAGAAGCCGCTGATCGGGCTTTCAAGCTGATTGAGGATTTTGCCAGTGAAACGCCCTTCAATGTGGAGCAGATCACCGAAGCCTTTATCAAATTAAAGGCGCTCGGTCTTGATCCCAGTGAGGAGGCGCTGCGTTCTTACGGTAATACAGCCTCTGCCATGGGCAAAAACCTCATGCAGTTTGTGGAGGCCATTGCTGACGCTGCGACCGGTGAATTTGAGCGACTGAAAGAGTTTGGCATCAAGGCGAAAAGCCAAGGTGATCAAGTCTCCTTCACCTTTCAGGGGATCACCACAACGGTTGGCAAGAATGCCGAAGAAATAGAAGCCTATCTACGCCGGATCGGGAATGTGCAATTTGCGGGAGCCATGTCCGAGCAGATGAAGACCCTTGGCGGGGTTTTCTCAAACATTCAGGATAACTTTGCTCGCCTTGCCCGGGAGGTTGGTGCGGGCGGGCTGAATGACGCCATCCGCGATGTGGCCTTGAGCCTCAAGGATGCCACGGACAGTGGCAGTGAAGCCGCTCGTTCCCTTGGTGAAACATTGGGTGCTGCACTTCGTGTGGCAGCTGACGGTCTCGGCCTTCTTATTACGCATATGGATGTGGTCGTAGAAGGCTTGGGGGCGCTCCTCATTGCTCGAACCGTAGGCGGGGCCATTACAGCTATGAATGTTGCTATGCTCGGTAACGCGGGCACAGTGGTCGGTTTCAAAATGCTGGCCCAGGTCTCCAGTTTGGCGGCAGCTCGTATGGTGATTATGGAAGGGGCTGCAAAGCTTGCGACCCTTGCCATGGCAGGTTTGCGCAATGTGATGCTGCTTCTCGGCGGTCCTGCGGGTATTGCCATTTTGGCTGGAGTTGCACTTTATAAATTGGCTGAAGGTCATGACGCAGCAGGTAAGGCTGCAAAAGACCATGCCAATGAGATGGAAGAGCTTCGCGCCAAAATCTCCGAGACCACAGATGATATTGAAAGCCTGAATGCGGCCTCGCGCAATGAAGCCTTGGCCCGCTGGACAGAAAAGCTGGGTATTGCGAACGACAATGTCAAAGCGGTTACCCAGCAGCTTAGAACTGGAGGCATTGGAGATTTTTGGGACCAATTTTCTCGCTTTGGCACAAAGTTGCAGGCCGATCTTTATCAAGTCAGACGGGCTTTCCAGACGGGCCGCATCAATGCAGACCAATACCGGGAAGCCATCTGGAAATTGGCGGTAAAATATCCTGAGTTCACGGAAAACGCCAAAGAAATCCAGGAGCAGGTTCTTGCCCTAAAAGCCGCTGAACTTGCAGCCAGTCGTGCCCGGGCGGAGATTGAACGTATTCGTACTAGCGTAACAGCACCAGCCAATAACAATAACTCAGCGGTGCCCAATCAAACTGGGGGTGCGAGCCAACCTGCCACGGTTCCAAAGCCAAAGGAAGACAAGCAGACTAAGCGTATTCAGGATTACATTGCAGAGCTGGAGCAGGAAGAAGTCGCTTTAAGGCGCTTGATGCTGGCGAGGCAAGAAGGCGGGGCTGCTCTTCAGGACGCTCTTTTGTTGGAAGAGCAGGAACAAGAGCTGCGCAGGCTTGGTATTGATCTAACAGCAAAAGCGGGAAGTGCGGAAGCCGCCTATGCCGATAAAATACGGGCCTTGATTGCCAGTCGCATGTCTTTGGCCAAGGTGGAGGACGAACAGGAAGAACGCAACCGCCGCCACATCGAAACGGTTGAAGAGATCACGGAGGCTTATGCCGCCCTCGGTTCAGAAACCGAGCAGGCAATCCAGTCAGCCATTCGCTGGCGCAAGGAGGCGCTTGAGGGCTTGGATGCGACCAAAGGGGGGTATGCAGGGTTTAAAGCCCAGATTGAAGAAATCTTCAGTCATATGATGGCGGATGCTCGGGAGCGGGATCTGCAAAACTCCATCCACTGGGCAGACGGCGTAAAACGTGGTCTTCAGTCTGTCATGTCTGAGGCCGAAGATATGGCGCTGATGACAGAAGATATTACCCGTAAAGCTTTCCAAGGCATTGAAGACGGGATTGTCCAGATGGTCACCACGGGAAAAATCTCCTTCTCCTCACTGGTTGATAGCATCATGGCAGATATCACTCGGATTGCTGTGCGCCAAGCCATCACAGCCCCTCTTGCTGGAATGCTAGGCGGGATGTTTGGCGGCGGCGCAGGCCTTTTTGGAATGTTCCATGAAGGCGGTATGATCGGTGGCTCTGCTCCCATGAAACTTGCCCCAGTGGGCGCATTTGACGGCGCACCGCGTTTCCATACAGGCGGTATCGCGGGCGGTGGGTTGTTGCCGGATGAAGTGCCCATTATCGCAAGGCGCGGTGAGCTCGTAATCCCGCCTGAGAGGATCAAACGGGAACCCATGAGTGCGGCTCCTGTTACTGTGGTGATGAATATCAAAACCAATGATGCGGGTAGTTTCAGAGCAAGCCAGAACCAGATAGCAGCCGATGCCGCTCGGGCCATTGAGCGGGCCAACAGAAATAGATAG